The following proteins are encoded in a genomic region of Acidobacteriota bacterium:
- a CDS encoding molybdenum cofactor guanylyltransferase — protein MDRVSGYVLAGGQSSRMGEDKALLSFHGQTLIERAAEALASIAGSVTIVGLRSDHSGRLAVIPDTYEGRGSIVGLYTALADCKTELAAVLACDLPFVESELLTQLVAAIGDQDAAIPKQHDGHIQPLCSVYRAERCLPYVEKIITSDNWRLQQLGEMLDVSIVEPKGVRWSTNVNTPDDLRRANEIIS, from the coding sequence ATGGATCGTGTTTCAGGATATGTACTTGCGGGCGGACAGAGTTCGAGGATGGGCGAAGACAAAGCACTGCTCAGTTTCCACGGACAAACTCTTATCGAGCGTGCCGCTGAAGCACTTGCATCGATCGCGGGATCTGTAACTATCGTCGGCCTCCGAAGCGATCACAGCGGTCGATTGGCAGTGATCCCTGATACTTACGAGGGACGCGGCTCGATCGTTGGGCTATACACGGCCCTCGCCGACTGCAAGACAGAACTCGCCGCCGTTCTGGCATGCGATCTGCCGTTCGTCGAGAGCGAACTTCTTACTCAGCTCGTCGCGGCGATCGGAGATCAAGATGCCGCCATTCCGAAGCAGCATGACGGCCACATCCAACCGCTATGCTCTGTCTATCGTGCGGAAAGATGTTTGCCTTACGTCGAAAAAATTATCACTTCTGACAATTGGCGCCTTCAACAACTGGGTGAAATGCTCGATGTCAGTATCGTAGAACCTAAGGGCGTCCGCTGGTCGACCAACGTTAACACGCCTGACGACCTCCGCCGGGCGAACGAGATAATTAGCTAA
- a CDS encoding phytanoyl-CoA dioxygenase family protein, which translates to MGERLDKFRRDGFLVLEGFNSDADCDALIARAEELASGFDYDGHPSVFQTSEQERTSDEYFLESSGRISFFFEKDAFDAGGKLRSDVLHSLNKIGHALHDLDHEYVRFSRSPQMKQLAVDLELNGSLLIQSMHIFKYAEIGGVVDAHQDSTFLYTQPMSCVGFWFALEDATIENGCLWAKPGGHRTTLRSRFKRKPGGGTEFEVIDETPYCLEDMIPLEAKRGTCIVLDGMLPHYSRPNTSDRSRQAYTLHVISPDAQYLADNWLQRSELSPI; encoded by the coding sequence ATGGGCGAGCGGCTAGATAAATTTCGACGCGACGGGTTTTTGGTACTCGAAGGGTTTAATTCTGATGCAGATTGCGATGCATTGATCGCACGGGCGGAGGAGCTCGCGTCGGGATTTGATTACGACGGACACCCGTCCGTGTTTCAAACGTCGGAACAAGAACGAACGAGCGACGAATATTTTCTCGAATCCAGCGGCCGCATCTCGTTCTTTTTTGAGAAGGATGCGTTCGATGCCGGTGGTAAACTGAGGAGCGACGTACTTCATTCGCTCAACAAGATCGGCCATGCACTTCACGATCTTGACCACGAATATGTGCGATTTTCAAGGTCACCACAGATGAAGCAGCTTGCGGTTGACCTCGAACTGAACGGTTCGCTTCTGATCCAGAGCATGCACATTTTCAAGTACGCTGAGATCGGCGGAGTAGTGGATGCGCATCAGGACTCAACATTTCTTTACACTCAGCCAATGTCGTGTGTAGGGTTTTGGTTCGCATTGGAAGATGCAACGATCGAGAACGGTTGCCTCTGGGCAAAGCCGGGCGGACACCGGACAACGCTGAGGTCCCGCTTCAAAAGAAAACCCGGCGGCGGCACAGAGTTTGAGGTAATTGATGAAACGCCGTATTGCCTGGAGGATATGATCCCGCTTGAGGCTAAAAGGGGTACATGCATCGTACTCGACGGAATGCTGCCGCATTACAGCCGTCCAAACACGAGCGACCGGTCTAGACAGGCATACACACTGCACGTGATCTCACCGGATGCCCAATATTTGGCCGACAATTGGCTGCAGCGTTCAGAACTGTCCCCGATCTGA
- a CDS encoding glycogen debranching enzyme N-terminal domain-containing protein: MIILKKDICSDFERASSREWLETNGIGGYASSTVSGANTRRYHGLLVAATQPPLGRVVMLSKFEETVIINGERFEISCNQYPGKVHPDGCKYLVELRLDPFPIWTYEVNGSVIEKSVFMVNGENTTVCQWKVTGEPEISVSKIEIELRPLLAFRDHHHLRSEHGGFDKSFQIGDGAVSVRPVENMPSINIAHNAFEVEEQGYWYKDLEYEIERERGFDFHEDLFQPFSLKFDLTEPAVVIASTEQRVAADADILRRSEMKRRAAIIAGSGAKDSLSRQLVLAADQFIVDRGAGKTVIAGYHWFSDWGRDTMIALPGLTFSTGRPAIAKSILTEFSNHISEGMVPNRFPDVGETPDYNTVDATLWFFEAIRAYTENTGDFEFVRVKLYDKLAAIIDWHVRGTRYGIHVDTDGLLYAGEPGTQLTWMDAKIGDLVITPRTGKAVEIQALWYNALCIMSDLAVRFGDTAQQARYSEMDEVARESFNGQFWNDDAQCLYDVIDGVERDPSVRPNQIFAVSLRHSMVDPERARKIVDKVEAELLTPVGLRSLSPLDSRYVPVYVGSPIERDSAYHQGTVWGWLIGPFVDAFRKVHSKDPIADARISQILEGFDAHISGTMVGQISEIFDGEHPHKARGCAAQAWSVAELLRVNFVAR, translated from the coding sequence ATGATCATTCTCAAAAAGGATATATGCAGTGATTTCGAAAGGGCCTCTTCAAGGGAATGGCTTGAAACCAACGGCATCGGAGGTTATGCGTCTTCGACCGTTTCCGGGGCCAACACGCGGCGGTACCACGGATTGCTTGTTGCGGCAACGCAGCCGCCGCTTGGCCGCGTGGTGATGCTGTCTAAATTCGAAGAGACTGTGATCATCAATGGCGAACGGTTCGAAATTTCATGCAATCAATATCCCGGCAAGGTCCATCCTGACGGCTGTAAATATCTGGTCGAACTTCGGCTCGATCCATTTCCAATTTGGACCTATGAGGTGAACGGTTCGGTCATCGAAAAGTCAGTGTTTATGGTTAACGGTGAAAATACGACCGTTTGCCAATGGAAAGTGACCGGCGAACCTGAGATCTCTGTATCGAAGATCGAGATCGAGCTAAGACCGCTGCTAGCATTTCGCGATCACCATCATTTGCGGAGCGAACATGGCGGATTTGATAAGAGCTTTCAGATCGGCGATGGGGCAGTTTCTGTGCGGCCGGTCGAAAACATGCCGAGTATCAATATTGCCCACAACGCGTTTGAAGTTGAGGAGCAAGGCTATTGGTACAAAGATCTCGAATATGAGATCGAGAGGGAACGGGGATTTGATTTTCACGAGGATCTGTTCCAGCCATTTAGTTTGAAATTTGATCTAACTGAACCTGCGGTCGTAATTGCTTCTACCGAACAGCGGGTTGCAGCCGATGCCGACATCTTGAGACGCTCTGAGATGAAACGGCGGGCCGCAATCATTGCCGGATCGGGTGCAAAAGATAGTCTATCTCGTCAATTGGTGCTGGCTGCGGATCAATTCATCGTCGACCGAGGCGCGGGCAAGACCGTCATCGCCGGGTATCACTGGTTTTCTGACTGGGGCCGCGACACTATGATCGCGTTGCCGGGCCTGACATTTTCTACAGGTCGGCCAGCGATCGCGAAGAGCATTTTGACCGAGTTCTCAAATCATATTTCCGAAGGGATGGTTCCAAATCGCTTTCCCGATGTCGGCGAAACGCCCGACTACAATACCGTTGACGCCACACTTTGGTTCTTCGAGGCGATCCGGGCTTATACGGAAAACACCGGCGACTTTGAGTTTGTCCGTGTGAAACTTTACGACAAGCTTGCGGCAATCATAGATTGGCACGTTCGCGGCACGCGTTACGGCATTCATGTCGACACCGATGGTTTGTTGTACGCCGGTGAGCCGGGAACTCAGCTCACTTGGATGGACGCAAAGATCGGCGATCTTGTAATTACCCCGCGTACAGGAAAAGCTGTCGAAATACAGGCACTCTGGTATAACGCACTGTGTATCATGTCGGATCTTGCCGTTCGATTCGGTGATACGGCCCAGCAGGCAAGGTATTCGGAGATGGATGAGGTCGCACGTGAGAGCTTTAACGGACAGTTTTGGAACGATGATGCTCAATGCCTTTATGATGTGATCGATGGCGTAGAACGCGATCCCTCTGTCAGGCCAAATCAGATCTTTGCGGTAAGTCTGCGGCATTCGATGGTCGACCCCGAAAGAGCGAGAAAGATCGTTGATAAGGTCGAGGCAGAGCTTCTGACGCCCGTCGGACTGCGGTCGCTTTCTCCGCTCGACTCTCGTTATGTGCCTGTTTACGTTGGGTCGCCAATTGAGCGGGACTCTGCCTACCATCAAGGAACGGTATGGGGCTGGCTGATCGGCCCGTTTGTCGATGCGTTTCGAAAGGTCCATTCCAAGGATCCGATCGCAGACGCGAGGATCAGTCAGATCCTCGAGGGATTCGATGCTCACATTTCCGGAACTATGGTTGGCCAGATCTCGGAGATATTCGACGGCGAGCATCCACACAAGGCCCGCGGCTGTGCCGCTCAGGCTTGGAGTGTCGCCGAACTCTTACGTGTCAATTTTGTGGCAAGATAG
- a CDS encoding DUF2490 domain-containing protein, whose translation MRPHKHEFMLARFALAVIFFALNAIAVLAQADLPVNAGGSYGYEGYHPFVEGKPWGVVLEGYFTRNKILIDPASYFLRVGLNYDLKGGNRISGGYAVQYSEPIDAASDPYKFPEHRIWEQFTWKQKFGSGKRHQFVQRFRMEQRWIGRKTAPAFDRISSWNFENALRYQAKFITPITKKISLNINDEIAVRLPPPSGRKFVDSNQLYAGLIFPLDQKRLWRIEAGYSLQTIFKSSSTASGLRRINHVFSITLKSDAPFRKKN comes from the coding sequence TTGCGGCCGCACAAACACGAATTCATGCTTGCACGCTTCGCCTTGGCCGTCATTTTTTTTGCATTGAACGCGATCGCCGTTTTGGCGCAGGCCGACCTGCCGGTAAATGCCGGCGGTTCGTATGGTTACGAAGGTTATCATCCGTTTGTTGAGGGAAAGCCGTGGGGAGTGGTACTCGAAGGCTACTTCACTCGAAACAAGATCCTAATCGATCCGGCCAGTTATTTCTTACGAGTTGGATTGAACTACGATCTCAAAGGCGGCAATCGAATCTCGGGTGGGTATGCGGTGCAGTATTCGGAGCCGATCGACGCGGCGTCGGACCCATACAAGTTTCCGGAACATCGAATTTGGGAACAGTTTACCTGGAAACAAAAGTTTGGAAGCGGAAAGCGCCATCAGTTTGTCCAGCGATTCCGAATGGAACAACGTTGGATCGGGCGCAAGACAGCACCAGCATTCGACCGCATATCATCGTGGAACTTTGAGAATGCACTTCGTTATCAGGCAAAATTCATCACGCCGATAACTAAGAAGATATCGTTGAATATAAATGACGAGATCGCAGTTCGATTACCGCCACCGTCGGGACGGAAGTTTGTCGATTCGAACCAATTATATGCGGGCCTGATCTTCCCGCTTGATCAAAAACGACTCTGGCGGATCGAGGCAGGCTATTCACTGCAAACAATATTTAAGTCTTCGTCAACCGCTTCGGGCCTGAGGCGTATCAATCACGTTTTTTCGATCACGCTGAAATCTGATGCCCCGTTTCGAAAAAAGAACTGA
- a CDS encoding DUF1501 domain-containing protein, whose protein sequence is MTESRRDFLKKSGGCALGMVSLATQMHHLGTMSAIAQRSLEVNDAATNYKALVLLYWSGGNDGNNLIVPMHNDASVSNYAAYAAARSAQGLALPTTGTGALLPITVPRMGGLEYGLHPSLGPVAGGINNGIHDLWGLGKLAAVVNVGNLARPMTKAQYQSNSVLKPYQLFSHSDQVNQSQTSISGTQAFTGWGGRISDQMTGVGPLIPMITSIAGAQLFTAGQTTLPLAIADSNTTLANVLHPVGFGTNPPTGTNLARFNAFNQLRQHDLLTSNHLKAASHVTDQAIAADNAFQTSQETVVPFPNTSIGRQLRQVARLIRKRTDLSVTRQIFYVQVGGFDTHTNQLAGQTNLFTQVSQALRSFWDELAAMTVVGGDNMQEATTVFTLSDFNRTFNPAGSGGTVGSDHAWGNHMLVMGGAVNGGNFYGSKRPDGTGDYFPTMTFAGPDDVDSGANARGRWLPTTSVDQYAAKLAQWFGLPQDAATLNAVFPNLQYFSGANSALDFMQLP, encoded by the coding sequence ATGACAGAATCAAGACGCGATTTTTTGAAGAAATCCGGCGGCTGTGCCCTCGGAATGGTGTCGCTCGCGACGCAGATGCATCACCTCGGAACAATGAGTGCCATCGCTCAACGCTCGCTCGAGGTCAACGATGCCGCGACCAATTACAAAGCTCTGGTGCTTCTGTATTGGTCGGGCGGCAACGACGGCAACAACCTTATCGTACCTATGCATAACGATGCATCGGTCAGCAATTATGCGGCATATGCCGCTGCCCGCAGTGCTCAGGGATTAGCGTTGCCGACGACCGGCACCGGTGCCCTTTTGCCTATCACCGTCCCGCGTATGGGCGGCCTGGAATACGGACTGCATCCTTCGCTCGGGCCGGTTGCCGGCGGCATCAATAACGGTATCCACGACCTGTGGGGCCTAGGCAAACTCGCTGCGGTCGTCAACGTCGGCAACCTTGCCCGGCCGATGACAAAGGCACAGTATCAAAGCAATTCGGTGCTCAAGCCGTATCAGCTATTTTCTCACTCTGATCAGGTAAATCAGTCGCAGACGAGCATTTCCGGAACGCAGGCGTTCACCGGCTGGGGCGGACGAATCTCCGACCAGATGACCGGCGTTGGGCCGCTTATTCCGATGATCACTTCGATCGCGGGTGCCCAGTTATTTACCGCCGGCCAAACGACACTGCCTCTGGCGATCGCTGATTCGAACACGACGCTCGCGAACGTCTTGCATCCAGTCGGTTTCGGGACCAATCCGCCGACGGGCACGAATCTGGCTCGCTTTAACGCGTTCAATCAGCTTCGGCAGCACGATCTGCTTACTTCAAATCATCTCAAAGCCGCAAGTCATGTCACCGATCAGGCGATCGCGGCGGACAACGCTTTTCAGACGTCGCAGGAAACGGTCGTTCCGTTCCCGAATACGAGCATCGGGCGCCAGCTTCGTCAGGTGGCACGCCTGATCCGCAAACGTACTGACCTGTCGGTCACGCGGCAGATCTTTTATGTCCAGGTCGGCGGCTTTGACACGCATACCAATCAGTTGGCAGGACAGACGAATCTGTTCACGCAGGTAAGCCAGGCACTGCGCTCATTCTGGGATGAACTCGCCGCTATGACGGTCGTAGGCGGCGACAATATGCAGGAAGCCACCACCGTCTTTACGTTGTCCGATTTTAACCGGACGTTCAATCCGGCCGGAAGCGGCGGAACCGTCGGTTCGGATCACGCCTGGGGCAATCACATGCTCGTCATGGGCGGGGCGGTCAATGGCGGTAATTTCTACGGAAGCAAACGCCCCGACGGAACAGGTGATTATTTCCCGACAATGACCTTTGCCGGGCCTGATGACGTTGACTCCGGAGCAAATGCCCGCGGCCGCTGGCTGCCGACAACATCGGTCGATCAGTATGCGGCAAAACTTGCTCAATGGTTTGGACTTCCGCAGGATGCCGCGACGTTGAATGCTGTATTCCCGAATCTGCAGTATTTTTCAGGCGCAAATTCGGCTCTCGACTTTATGCAGCTGCCATAA
- a CDS encoding NAD(P)/FAD-dependent oxidoreductase, with product MEHFDVLIVGAGLSGIGAAAQLRTECPDKSFVILEGREAMGGTWDLFRYPGVRSDSDMFTLGYRLRPWKAPKAIADGPAILEYIHETAREFAVDNKVRYNHRVKQASWISDDARWTVEVESGPDRTPVSLTCGFLYLCTGYYDYDQGYTPEWPGVEQFRGRVIHPQKWSDDIDYAGKRVVVIGSGATAVTLVPAMAGTAAHVTMLQRSPTYVLSLPSEDKIANFLRAVLPAKAAYVLSRWKNILIGLFLYTLSRKRPSAMKRLISKGVKKELGEEYDLGQFTPTYDPWDQRLCLVPDSDLFRSIRDGKASVVTDHIDTLPETGLLLKSGERLQADIIVTATGLVLKLMAGLQLIVDGKPVVMSKTMAYKGMMYSDIPNAASAFGYTNASWTLKCDLTAEYVCRLLKYMDKHGYAQCTPRICDPSITPEPVLDFNSGYVLRALDTLPSQGSKPPWRLHQNYIKDLRMMRFGRIDDGTMEFRAAGKNASLN from the coding sequence ATGGAACATTTTGATGTATTGATCGTCGGTGCGGGGCTCTCGGGAATTGGTGCTGCGGCTCAATTGCGCACCGAATGCCCCGATAAGAGCTTTGTGATACTGGAGGGGCGTGAGGCAATGGGCGGCACTTGGGACCTTTTCCGCTATCCGGGCGTTCGTTCCGACTCGGATATGTTCACGCTCGGGTACAGGCTGCGGCCATGGAAAGCCCCAAAGGCAATAGCCGACGGTCCCGCGATCCTTGAATATATCCATGAGACGGCTCGAGAATTCGCTGTGGACAACAAGGTCCGCTATAACCACCGCGTAAAACAGGCGTCATGGATTTCAGACGATGCCCGATGGACTGTCGAGGTCGAGTCGGGTCCTGATCGAACGCCGGTTAGTTTGACTTGCGGATTTCTCTACCTTTGCACCGGTTATTATGACTACGATCAAGGTTATACGCCCGAATGGCCTGGTGTTGAGCAGTTTCGCGGAAGGGTCATCCACCCGCAAAAATGGTCCGATGACATCGACTATGCCGGTAAACGCGTTGTCGTGATCGGCAGCGGTGCCACGGCCGTTACGCTTGTTCCGGCAATGGCCGGGACTGCGGCACATGTCACGATGCTGCAGCGTTCGCCCACATACGTGCTTTCGCTGCCGTCAGAGGATAAGATCGCGAATTTCTTGCGTGCGGTGCTGCCGGCAAAGGCGGCATATGTACTCTCGCGTTGGAAAAATATTTTGATCGGCTTGTTTCTATACACACTATCGCGGAAACGGCCGTCGGCGATGAAGCGGTTGATCTCGAAAGGGGTGAAAAAGGAACTCGGCGAAGAATATGATCTCGGGCAGTTTACACCGACCTATGATCCGTGGGATCAGCGTCTTTGCCTGGTGCCCGATTCTGATCTATTTCGCTCGATCCGCGATGGCAAAGCGTCAGTCGTTACGGATCATATTGACACTCTCCCAGAGACCGGATTGCTGCTGAAGTCTGGGGAGCGGCTTCAGGCCGACATTATCGTAACCGCGACCGGACTTGTCCTGAAATTAATGGCGGGTCTCCAGTTGATCGTCGATGGCAAACCGGTCGTTATGTCGAAAACGATGGCATATAAGGGCATGATGTATAGCGACATCCCAAATGCCGCGTCCGCTTTCGGTTACACGAATGCCTCGTGGACGCTAAAATGTGACCTGACCGCCGAATACGTTTGCCGTCTGCTCAAATATATGGACAAACACGGATACGCCCAGTGCACACCGAGGATCTGCGATCCGTCGATAACGCCCGAGCCGGTCCTCGATTTCAATTCCGGTTACGTTCTGCGTGCACTCGACACCTTGCCGTCGCAGGGTTCAAAACCGCCTTGGCGGCTCCATCAAAACTACATTAAAGACCTCCGAATGATGCGCTTCGGCCGCATCGACGACGGCACGATGGAATTCAGAGCGGCTGGCAAGAATGCCTCGTTAAACTAA
- a CDS encoding VCBS repeat-containing protein, which translates to MNSLSLHTATALTSILISLSLLQPATAQNDNVVFAADTGTGKTIGTNIPANRGSIVRQAHLPRPQPSTGLTINATFDASIMTNPNAEAIQACINRVVEMYRTQFKDDVTVSILFRYSTTQPNGSPLGSGSIGVANYVIYSVPWNSYVGGLQSDAKTTADVTANASLPGSALTSLTYVASSNGRAIGLSTPGTMTAGGTIPGGTFDGIVTLNSAQALSFTRPANGNYDAQKVLQHEINEILGMGSYINIFPNVRPADIFSWSSPGTRNLTTSGSRYFSIDGGVSRIVDFNQDPMGDLGDWLSGSCPNPDPYVQNSSTCPGEYADVMDWTPEEITLDVIGYDSTAPVSKTPFDVDGDGRTDLAIYRPAAGEWWYLKSNNGSNGAVQFGTLDDTITPADFTGDGRLDLAFFRPASGFWYVLRSEDRTFFAFPFGMNGDVPLPADYDGDLKADPTIFRPSTATWYISNSSGGTTIQQFGLTTDAPVSSDFDGDGKADIAVFRRAGTNGAEWWVQKSSGGVFAAQFGTASDYPVPSDYTGDRQADIALWRPSTGEWFVLRSQDLTYYAFPFGTFGDKPAPGDYDGDGMTDAAIFRPSTSIWYVNRSTAGYLIQPFGSTGDQPVPSAYIK; encoded by the coding sequence ATGAACAGTCTGAGCCTACATACCGCCACCGCTCTCACATCGATCTTAATATCTCTGAGCCTCTTGCAGCCGGCAACTGCCCAGAACGATAACGTTGTTTTTGCAGCTGATACTGGAACCGGCAAGACGATCGGGACGAACATTCCGGCAAATCGCGGATCGATCGTCCGTCAGGCCCATTTGCCCAGACCGCAGCCCTCTACAGGCCTGACCATCAACGCGACCTTTGATGCGTCGATAATGACAAACCCAAATGCCGAGGCGATTCAAGCCTGTATTAACCGAGTGGTCGAAATGTACAGGACCCAATTTAAGGACGACGTTACAGTGTCGATACTGTTTCGATATTCGACCACTCAGCCGAATGGTTCGCCACTTGGATCCGGCAGCATCGGGGTTGCCAACTATGTCATATACTCCGTTCCCTGGAACTCGTACGTAGGAGGACTTCAAAGCGACGCAAAAACAACAGCGGACGTCACAGCCAACGCCAGTCTCCCCGGCAGTGCCCTCACTTCGTTGACATATGTCGCAAGCTCGAATGGGCGGGCGATCGGGCTTTCGACTCCCGGAACTATGACTGCCGGAGGGACAATTCCCGGCGGCACATTCGACGGGATTGTCACTCTGAACTCGGCCCAAGCTCTTTCCTTTACCCGTCCTGCCAATGGGAATTATGATGCTCAAAAGGTGTTGCAGCATGAGATCAATGAGATCCTGGGAATGGGTTCGTATATCAATATCTTTCCAAATGTCAGGCCAGCGGACATTTTCAGTTGGTCATCTCCGGGCACGCGAAACCTGACAACCAGCGGAAGTCGGTATTTTTCGATTGACGGAGGTGTCAGCAGAATAGTCGATTTTAACCAGGACCCCATGGGCGATCTAGGTGACTGGCTTAGCGGAAGCTGCCCCAATCCTGATCCATATGTTCAGAATTCATCTACTTGTCCGGGCGAATACGCTGACGTAATGGACTGGACACCGGAGGAAATAACTTTAGATGTTATCGGCTACGACAGCACCGCTCCGGTGTCGAAAACTCCATTCGACGTTGACGGCGACGGACGGACCGATCTTGCGATCTATCGTCCGGCTGCCGGCGAATGGTGGTATCTAAAAAGCAACAACGGTTCAAACGGTGCCGTTCAGTTTGGCACTTTGGATGACACTATCACGCCGGCGGACTTTACCGGAGACGGGCGGTTGGATCTGGCATTTTTTAGACCGGCGAGTGGGTTCTGGTATGTACTCAGGAGCGAAGACAGGACTTTCTTTGCGTTTCCGTTTGGAATGAACGGTGATGTGCCTCTGCCCGCCGATTATGATGGCGACCTCAAAGCGGATCCGACGATCTTTCGTCCTTCGACCGCAACTTGGTATATAAGCAATTCGTCCGGTGGTACCACCATACAACAATTCGGATTGACAACGGACGCGCCTGTCTCGTCAGACTTTGATGGTGATGGCAAAGCTGATATCGCTGTCTTTCGCAGAGCCGGCACGAATGGCGCCGAGTGGTGGGTACAAAAGAGCTCGGGAGGAGTCTTTGCCGCCCAATTCGGTACTGCATCCGACTATCCGGTACCGTCCGACTACACCGGTGATCGACAGGCCGATATTGCACTGTGGCGGCCATCGACCGGCGAGTGGTTCGTACTCCGCAGTCAGGACCTGACATATTATGCGTTTCCCTTTGGCACCTTTGGCGATAAGCCCGCTCCCGGTGACTATGATGGCGACGGAATGACCGATGCGGCGATATTTCGCCCCTCAACGTCAATATGGTATGTCAATCGGTCCACAGCAGGATATCTAATCCAACCGTTTGGTTCGACGGGTGACCAGCCGGTTCCGTCCGCGTACATCAAGTAG
- the pgsA gene encoding CDP-diacylglycerol--glycerol-3-phosphate 3-phosphatidyltransferase, giving the protein MNLPNYITLGRIVVVPLLVVVMLTPTGETWFGFSSYALAIVIFLIAALTDIVDGQLARRRNQVSTLGKFLDPIADKLLISAALIVLVEKHLAPSWAVCVIIGREFIITGLRSVAASEGIVIQAQSLGKFKMWAQCVAIVALLVAAANGSVPVSNFGMGYPAFLWNVAEVQTAFSNLTSFSLTSNDWKVFGYLVGRGALWIAVITAVWSMYGYFSYFIRERNRTAPIDDESLASDLEN; this is encoded by the coding sequence GTGAATCTACCGAACTACATAACACTTGGCCGTATCGTCGTCGTCCCTTTGCTGGTCGTCGTGATGCTGACGCCCACCGGGGAGACGTGGTTCGGATTCAGCAGCTATGCCCTCGCGATCGTTATTTTTCTGATCGCCGCGTTGACCGATATTGTTGACGGACAACTCGCACGCCGCCGAAATCAGGTCTCGACTCTGGGTAAATTCCTAGATCCGATAGCTGACAAACTACTTATTTCCGCCGCATTGATAGTGCTCGTTGAGAAGCATCTCGCGCCGTCGTGGGCCGTTTGTGTGATCATCGGACGTGAGTTCATTATCACGGGATTGCGCAGTGTTGCGGCGAGCGAAGGTATTGTCATTCAGGCCCAGAGCCTGGGGAAATTTAAGATGTGGGCTCAGTGTGTAGCCATCGTCGCCCTACTCGTAGCCGCGGCGAACGGCAGCGTGCCGGTGTCGAATTTCGGCATGGGCTATCCTGCATTCCTTTGGAATGTAGCCGAGGTCCAGACGGCATTCTCAAATCTCACGTCATTCTCGCTTACCTCCAACGACTGGAAGGTATTTGGCTACCTTGTCGGCCGCGGTGCTCTCTGGATCGCCGTGATCACCGCTGTCTGGTCGATGTATGGTTATTTTTCCTACTTCATACGCGAACGGAACCGAACAGCTCCGATCGACGACGAATCGCTCGCCAGTGATCTCGAGAACTAA